The Cucurbita pepo subsp. pepo cultivar mu-cu-16 chromosome LG08, ASM280686v2, whole genome shotgun sequence genome contains a region encoding:
- the LOC111801162 gene encoding uncharacterized protein LOC111801162, with amino-acid sequence MKLVWSPERASKAYMDTVKSCEIFGEFGVPELLSAMAAGWNAKLIVETWSDGGPVATSVGLAIAAGHTGGRHLCIVADERARSKYVKAIREAGVESPLEVVVGDVEALAEMIAAVDFLVADCKGKDFVRVLREAKPSERGAVLVCKNAWERNGNVLGFRWQGVLRRGTRVVKSVFLPVGKGLEIAHIGSPGGGGGGGVGSNSAAKGGRWIKRVDLRSGEEHVFRE; translated from the exons ATGAAGCTCGTTTGGTCACCGGAGAGAGCTTCCAAAGCGTATATGGACACAGTCAAATCC TGCGAGATTTTCGGCGAATTCGGCGTCCCGGAGCTTCTCTCCGCCATGGCCGCCGGTTGGAACGCGAAGCTGATCGTCGAGACTTGGTCGGACGGCGGTCCGGTAGCCACGAGCGTCGGACTTGCAATCGCTGCAGGTCACACCGGCGGGCGTCATCTCTGCATCGTTGCAGACGAACGGGCGAGATCGAAGTACGTGAAGGCGATAAGGGAGGCTGGAGTTGAATCGCCGCTGGAAGTGGTGGTCGGAGATGTGGAGGCGTTGGCGGAGATGATAGCGGCGGTGGATTTTCTAGTAGCGGATTGTAAGGGGAAGGATTTCGTTAGGGTTTTGAGGGAAGCGAAGCCGAGTGAGAGAGGGGCAGTTTTGGTATGTAAAAATGCATGGGAACGAAACGGTAACGTCTTGGGGTTTAGATGGCAGGGAGTGCTTCGGAGAGGGACACGTGTCGTTAAGTCGGTTTTTTTGCCGGTCGGTAAAGGATTGGAAATTGCTCATATTGGAAGCcccggtggcggtggcggtggtggtgtCGGTTCGAACTCGGCGGCGAAGGGTGGCCGTTGGATCAAACGTGTCGACCTACGTTCTGGAGAGGAACACGTGTTTCGTGAATGA
- the LOC111801160 gene encoding probable protein S-acyltransferase 14 has protein sequence MHRSEPAMAWNVFKFCTALRGLGSIMILLVLGVVGVTYYAVVLTNYGPALYDGGLDSLIALAVLISFHCLLVMLLWSYFSVVLTDPGYVPTNWRPAFDEERAEGDPLNTMEFSILHPELSNQRIRYCRKCNHLKPPRCHHCSVCGRCVLKMDHHCVWVVNCVGALNYKYFLLFLLYTFLETSLVTLSLLPHFITFFSEGEIPGTPGTLATTFITFVLNLAFALSVMGFLIMHISLVAANTTTIEAYEKKTTPKWRYDLGRRRNFEQVFGMDKRYWLIPAYSEEDLRRMPALQGLEYPSKPELESQEF, from the exons ATGCATAGATCTGAACCCGCCATGGCTTGGAACGTCTTTAAGTTCTGTACGGCCTTGCGAGGTCTCGGTTCGATCATGATCCTTTTGGTTCTTGGAGTTGTCGGTGTCACCTATTACGCCGTCGTTTTGACGAACTATGGCCCCGCTCTCTACGACGGCGGCCTCGATTCTCTCATTGCTCTCGCCGTTTTGATCTCCTTCCATTGTTTG TTGGTGATGCTGTTATGGAGTTACTTCTCTGTTGTTTTGACTGATCCGGGTTATGTACCGACCAATTGGAGGCCTGCTTTTGATGAAGAACGAGCGGAAGGCGACCCGTTGAATACAATGGAGTTTAGTATTTTGCATCCCGAGCTATCGAATCAAAGAATACGATATTGTCGAAAATGCAATCACTTGAAACCACCCCGCTGCCATCATTGTTCTGTTT GTGGGCGATGCGTATTGAAGATGGATCATCACTGCGTGTGGGTCGTTAATTGTGTAGGAGCTTTGAATTACAAATACTTCCTTCTGTTTCTG CTGTACACTTTTTTAGAGACGAGTCTCGTGACTTTGTCGTTGCTACCGCACTTTATCACATTTTTCAGTGAAGGAGAGATACCCGGAACCCCTGGTACCCTTGCCACGACCTTTATCACCTTTG TCTTGAATCTGGCATTCGCGTTGAGCGTTATGGGGTTCTTGATCATGCACATATCTTTGGTGGCTGCAAATACTACAACAATTGAG GCTTATGAGAAGAAAACGACACCTAAATGGCGATACGACCTTGGTCGGAGGAGAAACTTTGAACAG GTGTTCGGTATGGACAAGCGCTACTGGTTGATCCCAGCTTATTCAGAAGAAGATTTACGACGAATGCCAGCACTCCAAGGTCTCGAATACCCGTCGAAGCCCGAGTTAGAATCACAAGAGTTCTAG